The stretch of DNA TCGACATCAGCGTCAGCAGCCCACTGAGCACAATCCCCGATAACCCGTAAACAATCGCGCGCTTGGTGCCGATGGTGTCCGACATGCGTCCGGCCATTGGCCGGCTGAGCAGCGTGGCCAGGTACTGCGAGCCGATGACCAGCCCCGCAATAATGGCGCTGAACCCCAGTTGTTCGTGCACATAGCCGGGCAGCACGGCAATCGGCAGGCCAATGCACAGGAAGGCAACAAAGGTGTAGAAAACGATGGAGACGATCTGCAAGGTGATCGCCATTGAGCTTTGCGGGGGCTGTTGCTGCGCAGACATGAGGACTCGTTCGCGGGCGGCGGCAGGAGAGTCGGCATCATGGCTTGGCGCTGGAATAAAAGGAAGCAGGCTAACTATTTTTCCTGGCTATCCCGATTGTTGCTGATGGCCTCATCGCGAGCAGGCTCACTCCCACAGTTGAAACGCGTCCTCCTGTAGGAGTGAGCCTGCTCGCGATGGTGTCGGTACCCGTATAGATACTGGGCTCTGGAATGCAAAAAGCCCCGTCACATGGACAGGGCCTTAGCTTGAAGCTGGCAGCTCAATACTCGCAGCTGTTCTTAGAACACCACACCCTGACTACGCAGGTAGTCATCGTAAGTGCCGCTGAAGTCGGTCACGCCATCCGGGCTCAGCTCGATGATGCGCGTGGCCAGGGACGATACGAACTCACGGTCGTGGCTGACGAAGATCAGCGTGCCCGGGTAGTTTTCCAAAGCCAGGTTCAGCGCCTCGATCGACTCCATGTCCAGGTGGTTGGTCGGTTCGTCCATCACCAGTACGTTCGGCTTTTGCAGGATCAGCTTGCCGAACAGCATGCGACCTTGCTCACCACCGGAAATCACTTTGACCGACTTGAGGATCTCGTCGTTGGAGAACAGCATGCGGCCCAAAGTGCCGCGAATCATCTGCTCGCCCTGCGTCCACTGACCCATCCAGTCGAACAGCGTCACGTCGTCTTCGAAGTCGTGCGCGTGGTCCTGAGCGTAGTAGCCCAGTTCTGCGGCGTCGGTCCACTTGACGCTACCGGCATCCGGCGTCAGTTCGTTGACCAGGGTGCGCAGCAGGGTGGTCTTGCCAATACCGTTCGGGCCGATGATCGCCACGCGCTCGCCAGCTTCAACCTGGAAGCTGAAGTCTTTGAACAACGGCTTGCCGTCGAAACCTTTGGCCATCTTTTCAACCATGACCGCCTGACGGTGCAGCTTCTTGTTCTGTTCGAAACGAATGAACGGGCTGACACGGCTGGAAGGCTTGACCTCGGCCAACTGGATCTTGTCGATCGCCTTGGCACGGGAAGTAGCCTGCTTGGCTTTCGAGGCGTTGGCCGAGAAGCGGCTGACGAACGATTGCAGCTCGGTAATCTGCGCTTTCTTCTTGGCGTTGTCCGACAGCAGTTGCTCGCGGGACTGGGTCGCCACGGTCATGTACTCGTCGTAGTTGCCCGGGAACAGACGCAGCTCGCCGTAATCCAGGTCAGCCATGTGCGTGCACACGCTGTTCAGGAAGTGACGGTCGTGAGAGATGATGATCATCAGGCTGTTGCGCTGGGTCAGGACGTTTTCCAGCCAGCGAATAGTGTTGATGTCCAGGTGGTTGGTCGGTTCGTCGAGCAGCAGCACTTCCGGATCGGAGAACAGTGCCTGCGCCAGCAACACGCGCAGCTTCCAGCCTGGCGAGACTTCGCTCATCGGGCCGAAGTGTTGCTCGATGCCGATACCCAGGCCCAGCAACAGTTCACCGGCGCGGGATTCGGCGGTGTAGCCGTCCATCTCGGCGAATTCGGTTTCCAGCTCGGCCACGGCCATGCCGTCTTCTTCCGACATTTCTGCCAGCGAGTAGATACGGTCGCGTTCGGCCTTGACCTTCCACAGCTCTTCGTGACCCATGATCACGGTGTCGATCACGGTGAATTCTTCGTAGGCGAACTGGTCCTGGCGCAGCTTGCCCAGGCGCACGTTCGGCTCGAGCATGACCTGACCGCCGGACGGATCGAGGTCGCCGCCGAGGATTTTCATGAAGGTCGACTTGCCGCAACCGTTGGCGCCGATCAGACCATAGCGGTTGCCCGCGCCGAATTTGACCGAAACGTTTTCGAACAGCGGCTTGGCGCCGAACTGCATCGTGATGTTAGCTGTAGAAATCAAGAGTTTTTCCTGCGAAGCATTCTGAGTAGCGAGGGTGCGGCCGGAGCGCTTGGCCCGAGTCAAAGTGCGCTGAGGCGGGGAGAGTCCCGGCATCAACCAAGGGGGGCGCGTAAAGTTTGGCGGCGATTGTACTGGTCTGGCTCTTTAAACGATAGGGCGATGATGCCGCGCCTGCTGTTTGGCAGATTCAGCGGACAGTTTTTCACAGATGAGGTTCACTATTGGTTACAAAG from Pseudomonas sp. P8_229 encodes:
- a CDS encoding ABC-F family ATPase, which gives rise to MISTANITMQFGAKPLFENVSVKFGAGNRYGLIGANGCGKSTFMKILGGDLDPSGGQVMLEPNVRLGKLRQDQFAYEEFTVIDTVIMGHEELWKVKAERDRIYSLAEMSEEDGMAVAELETEFAEMDGYTAESRAGELLLGLGIGIEQHFGPMSEVSPGWKLRVLLAQALFSDPEVLLLDEPTNHLDINTIRWLENVLTQRNSLMIIISHDRHFLNSVCTHMADLDYGELRLFPGNYDEYMTVATQSREQLLSDNAKKKAQITELQSFVSRFSANASKAKQATSRAKAIDKIQLAEVKPSSRVSPFIRFEQNKKLHRQAVMVEKMAKGFDGKPLFKDFSFQVEAGERVAIIGPNGIGKTTLLRTLVNELTPDAGSVKWTDAAELGYYAQDHAHDFEDDVTLFDWMGQWTQGEQMIRGTLGRMLFSNDEILKSVKVISGGEQGRMLFGKLILQKPNVLVMDEPTNHLDMESIEALNLALENYPGTLIFVSHDREFVSSLATRIIELSPDGVTDFSGTYDDYLRSQGVVF